The following proteins are encoded in a genomic region of Phaeodactylum tricornutum CCAP 1055/1 chromosome 1, whole genome shotgun sequence:
- a CDS encoding predicted protein: protein KSDAAVQFIDSALEDNFIFASLSSTERRLLIDAMMMEQVPAGTVIIKQGETGDFFYVVEEGHVSFAVDNQHVGSTGRGGSFGELALLYNCPRAATCLANTVCRLWKVDQKTFRHMLANNTNTQQKDINDVLRKVPFLAELDDRDLLRISDALTSVTFPEGERIINKGDVGEVFYIIREGSTKVHDIGFGDSTYVDQPLGPGDFFGERALITGDPRVANVTATSSCTCLCLSRDTFEKVLGP from the coding sequence AAATCCGATGCTGCCGTCCAGTTCATCGACTCGGCACTAGAGGATAACTTCATCTTCGCTTCGTTGTCCTCCACGGAACGCAGACTCTTGATCGATGCGATGATGATGGAGCAGGTACCGGCAGGCACGGTTATCATCAAGCAGGGCGAGACCGGAGACTTTTTCTACGTTGTTGAAGAGGGTCACGTGAGCTTTGCTGTCGATAATCAACATGTGGGTTCTACCGGTCGCGGTGGTTCTTTCGGTGAACTCGCCTTGCTGTACAATTGCCCGCGCGCCGCAACTTGCTTGGCGAATACGGTCTGTCGTCTGTGGAAGGTCGATCAGAAGACGTTTCGACATATGCTCGCTAACAACACAAACACGCAACAAAAGGATATCAACGACGTGTTGCGGAAAGTGCCATTCTTAGCGGAGCTTGATGACCGTGATTTGCTCCGAATCTCAGATGCTCTGACGTCGGTCACCTTTCCAGAAGGCGAACGCATCATTAACAAAGGCGACGTCGGAGAGGTCTTTTACATCATTCGTGAAGGGTCAACTAAAGTACACGATATTGGGTTTGGTGACAGTACCTACGTGGACCAGCCACTGGGACCGGGGGACTTTTTTGGGGAACGTGCTCTCATCACTGGTGATCCTCGTGTCGCCAACGTGACAGCGACAAGTAGTTGTACTTGTCTTTGCTTGTCGCGTGATACGTTTGAGAAAGTGCTGGGACCA
- a CDS encoding predicted protein produces the protein KTIRFKDLVKFRILGVGTFGKVWLVSHKRTSTPYALKQLSKREIIGHHQVEGVIREKNIMASLDHPFVVDLVATFQDERSLYMLIALVQGGELFSVIHTETRDGIPNGNSRFYAACILESLAHLHHRSICYRDLKPENILIDERGYCVLVDLGFAKIVVDKTYTLCGTPEYLAPEIILSKGHDKGVDYWAFGVLIYEMLVGRSPFYSYGTDQVSLFKRIVQVKYTFPQGVVHDLARDLIERLVVRRQANRLGCLSRGDMDVRDHMWFSIIDVDKLLRKQIPPPWIPRIKDAMDATHFDSYRHLENEAPSNKPLLSPAQEQQFKDF, from the coding sequence AAGACAATTCGTTTCAAGGATCTCGTCAAGTTCCGCATTCTTGGAGTTGGAACCTTCGGGAAAGTATGGCTAGTGAGCCATAAGCGGACGAGCACTCCTTATGCCCTGAAACAGTTGAGTAAGCGGGAAATTATTGGGCACCATCAAGTCGAGGGTGTGATTCGAGAGAAGAATATTATGGCATCCCTTGATCATCCTTTTGTGGTTGACCTTGTCGCGACGTTTCAAGACGAACGAAGTTTGTATATGCTGATTGCACTAGTACAGGGTGGCGAGCTGTTTTCTGTGATTCATACCGAAACAAGAGATGGTATCCCGAACGGAAACTCCCGTTTTTATGCCGCTTGTATTCTTGAGTCCCTTGCTCACCTTCACCACCGCAGTATTTGCTACCGTGATCTTAAACCAGAAAATATTCTCATTGATGAACGGGGTTACTGTGTTCTTGTCGACCTCGGTTTCGCCAAGATCGTTGTGGATAAGACATATACGTTGTGCGGAACACCAGAATACCTTGCGCCTGAAATCATCCTTTCGAAGGGTCACGACAAGGGAGTCGACTACTGGGCCTTCGGTGTTTTGATCTACGAAATGCTTGTAGGTCGCTCCCCTTTCTATTCCTACGGAACAGATCAGGTCAGTCTTTTCAAGCGTATCGTTCAAGTCAAATACACCTTTCCGCAAGGTGTCGTTCACGACCTGGCTCGCGATTTGATTGAGAGGCTGGTCGTGCGTAGACAAGCCAATCGACTCGGCTGTCTTTCTCGGGGCGATATGGACGTTCGCGATCACATGTGGTTTAGCATCATTGATGTCGACAAACTTTTGCGCAAACAGATTCCGCCGCCTTGGATCCCCCGCATCAAGGACGCTATGGACGCCACTCATTTCGACTCCTATCGCCATCTTGAAAATGAAGCACCATCTAACAAACCGCTACTTTCCCCGGCTCAAGAGCAGCAATTCAAGGATTTCTAA
- a CDS encoding predicted protein, whose protein sequence is MKRKILVVDDSNVTRKLVSRAFEKANFIVDTASNGAEGVEKLKASIYDIAFMDIDMPVMNGFEATKKLREWEDTMRPGCRQPICALTATYVDDFERSELMKFREAGLDVMESKPCNMPRLFKVV, encoded by the coding sequence ATGAAGCGGAAaattctcgttgtcgatgaCAGCAACGTTACTCGAAAGCTTGTTTCTCGGGCTTTTGAAAAGGCCAATTTTATTGTAGACACTGCTTCTAACGGGGCAGAAGGTGTCGAAAAGCTCAAAGCATCGATTTATGATATTGCTTTTATGGACATTGACATGCCTGTGATGAATGGCTTTGAAGCGACCAAAAAGCTAAGAGAATGGGAGGACACAATGCGTCCCGGGTGCCGGCAACCTATTTGCGCCCTGACCGCAACTTACGTCGACGACTTCGAACGTAGCGAGCTGATGAAGTTTAGGGAAGCCGGACTTGACGTGATGGAAAGTAAGCCTTGCAATATGCCTCGGCTTTTTAAAGTCGTT
- a CDS encoding predicted protein, translated as MSITYEEALATLESMFGNPWTRETLDAILRNQQGHMENTVDLILRHGSKNPQVLVDQLNQGINPEDSATALDAELARQLANNEKSRSRQGAVTGSSSSPPSTGRAGRGTPTTLPDDFLRISSRPVATAGPEDQLESDAALARMLQDELFSEELSRNPDFAHLARGRPRVSDGRNRISDSRPVPRNQANAFSQQSPNVMKKISELGDNARRRLQMLAAQFNANNNNNNQRNTSGASSAAATGAEVRGLLDGDDDDMELAARKDL; from the coding sequence ATGTCGATCACGTATGAAGAAGCACTGGCGACACTTGAATCCATGTTTGGCAATCCATGGACGCGCGAAACCCTCGATGCGATTCTTAGGAATCAGCAGGGGCACATGGAAAACACTGTCGACCTTATTCTTCGCCACGGCAGTAAGAATCCGCAAGTGCTGGTTGATCAATTAAATCAGGGAATCAACCCGGAAGACTCTGCAACAGCTCTGGACGCGGAACTTGCTCGGCAGCTGGCCAACAACGAAAAGTCTCGGAGCCGTCAAGGAGCAGTTACTGGTTCTTCCTCGAGTCCTCCCTCAACAGGACGAGCGGGCCGTGGGACTCCTACAACCCTCCCTGACGATTTTCTGCGCATTTCCAGTCGACCAGTAGCCACGGCAGGCCCGGAGGATCAGCTGGAAAGCGATGCAGCGCTGGCCCGGATGCTTCAAGACGAGCTGTTTTCGGAAGAGCTGTCCCGAAATCCAGATTTTGCACATTTAGCCCGTGGGCGGCCTCGAGTGTCTGACGGCCGGAATCGTATTTCGGATTCCCGGCCTGTTCCTCGCAACCAGGCAAACGCTTTTTCTCAGCAGTCACCTAATGTGATGAAGAAAATATCTGAATTAGGAGACAACGCACGCCGTCGTTTGCAGATGTTGGCAGCCCAATTTaacgccaacaacaataacaacaatcAACGCAACACGTCTGGGGCATCAAGTGCAGCAGCAACCGGTGCCGAAGTACGAGGCCTGCTTGAcggagacgatgatgatatGGAATTGGCGGCCCGCAAAGATTTGTGA